In Natrinema amylolyticum, the DNA window CGACGAACGACCCGGCGACCGGTGAATCGCACACCCGTGATCAGGGCGAACCGGGCGGGCAGAAGTGGTTGAGCGGCTTCGTTTCGCTGATCGGCCTGTGGCTGGCCGCCTCGCCGTTCGTCTACGAGCCGGCGCAGTCCATGCTGTGGAACAACCTGTTGATCGGCGGCGCGATTTTCCTGCTCGCGGGGTACAACTACTACCGGATCAGCAACGGCCATCCGACCAGTACCGGCGTGATGTCGCTCGTCGCCCTGCTCGCTCTGTGGGCGGTCGTCTCCCACTTCGCGATCGACGGCCAGTTCGCGATCGACGGCCTCGAGGTCGCCGGT includes these proteins:
- a CDS encoding SPW repeat protein, translated to MSESTTNDPATGESHTRDQGEPGGQKWLSGFVSLIGLWLAASPFVYEPAQSMLWNNLLIGGAIFLLAGYNYYRISNGHPTSTGVMSLVALLALWAVVSHFAIDGQFAIDGLEVAGAGLAWSNIVSGLVAAALSAYIAYTAGRDVPRGTAAGTR